From the genome of Bosea sp. Tri-49, one region includes:
- a CDS encoding c-type cytochrome, which produces MRTGVAAFLALALILSEPLQGQEPAGAIVFKACQSCHSLDPAKAGMAGPHLAGLKGRVLGSADGFDYSPAFRAAKAQGLRWDDEKLKAYLSDPDALVSGGWMSPPAGLSGADRAAVADYLLSR; this is translated from the coding sequence GTGAGGACGGGCGTCGCGGCGTTCCTTGCGCTCGCCCTGATCCTGTCCGAACCGCTACAGGGGCAGGAGCCGGCGGGAGCTATCGTCTTCAAGGCCTGCCAGTCCTGCCACAGCCTCGATCCGGCCAAGGCCGGCATGGCCGGGCCGCATCTCGCCGGGTTGAAGGGGCGCGTGCTCGGCTCGGCTGATGGCTTCGACTATTCGCCGGCGTTCAGGGCCGCGAAGGCGCAAGGGCTCCGCTGGGACGACGAGAAGCTGAAGGCCTACCTCTCTGACCCAGACGCGCTCGTATCCGGTGGCTGGATGAGTCCACCCGCCGGACTCAGTGGAGCGGACCGCGCGGCCGTGGCGGATTATCTGCTCAGCAGGTAG
- a CDS encoding branched-chain amino acid ABC transporter permease, with protein MADIASTDAPAAALAIGEVDDSTARLHRNLMIGIAAALVIAPFVAYPVFVMKVLCFALFALAFNLLLGYGGLLSFGHAAYFGMASYVSAYTAKHWGLTPELAILAGTGIAALLGLAFGALAIRRQGIYFAMITLALAQMAFFFSLQTPRFTGGEDGIQAVPRGKLLGLFSLADDRALYWLVAAVFMGGLLLIYRVIHSPFGQVCKAIRDNEPRAISLGYRSSQYKLAVFVLSAGIAGLAGATKAIVFQLASLTDVHWSMSGEVVLMTLVGGLGTVFGPIVGAIVIVSMQNFLATLGAWVTVVQGVVFVICVLLFREGIVGMIAKWIKKPL; from the coding sequence ATGGCAGACATCGCTTCCACCGACGCTCCCGCCGCCGCTCTCGCCATCGGCGAGGTTGATGACAGCACAGCGCGGCTGCACCGCAACCTGATGATCGGCATCGCGGCCGCGCTTGTGATTGCGCCATTCGTCGCCTATCCGGTCTTCGTGATGAAGGTGCTGTGCTTTGCGCTGTTCGCGCTCGCCTTCAATCTTCTGCTCGGCTATGGCGGCCTGCTCTCCTTCGGCCACGCAGCCTATTTCGGCATGGCGAGCTATGTCAGCGCCTATACGGCCAAGCATTGGGGACTGACGCCCGAGCTCGCCATCCTCGCCGGCACCGGGATCGCTGCCCTGCTTGGGCTCGCCTTCGGCGCGCTCGCCATCCGCCGCCAGGGTATCTACTTCGCGATGATCACGCTGGCGCTGGCGCAGATGGCGTTCTTCTTCTCGCTGCAGACGCCGCGCTTCACCGGCGGCGAGGACGGCATCCAGGCGGTGCCGCGCGGCAAGCTCCTCGGCCTGTTCAGCCTCGCCGACGATCGCGCGCTCTATTGGCTCGTCGCCGCGGTCTTCATGGGTGGGCTGCTGCTGATCTACCGCGTCATCCACTCGCCCTTCGGCCAGGTCTGCAAGGCGATCCGCGATAACGAGCCGCGCGCCATTTCGCTCGGCTACCGCTCCAGCCAGTACAAGCTCGCCGTCTTCGTGCTCTCGGCCGGGATCGCCGGGCTCGCCGGCGCGACCAAGGCGATCGTCTTCCAGCTGGCCTCGCTCACCGACGTGCATTGGTCGATGTCGGGCGAGGTCGTGCTGATGACGCTGGTCGGCGGGCTCGGCACCGTCTTCGGACCGATCGTCGGCGCAATCGTCATCGTCTCGATGCAGAATTTCCTGGCGACGCTCGGTGCCTGGGTCACGGTCGTGCAGGGCGTCGTCTTCGTGATCTGCGTCCTGCTCTTCCGCGAAGGCATCGTCGGCATGATCGCCAAATGGATCAAGAAGCCGCTGTGA
- a CDS encoding branched-chain amino acid ABC transporter permease yields the protein MFELLGVPPQALFGQLLLGLINGSFYAILSLGLAVIFGLLNIINFTHGAQYMMGAFVAWMCLNYLGINYWAALLLAPIAVGITGVVIERFLLKRIAHVDHLYGLLLTFGLALIIQGLFRNNYGSSGLPYSIPAELRGGYNLGFMFLPTYRGWVVIASLVVCLATWFIIEKTKLGSYLRAATENPTLTQAFGINVPLLVTLTYGFGVALAAFAGVLAAPIYSVNPNMGADLIIVVFAVVVIGGMGSIMGAIVTGFSLGLVEGLTKVFYPEASATVIFIIMAIVLLVKPAGLFGRAA from the coding sequence ATGTTCGAGCTCTTGGGTGTCCCGCCACAGGCATTGTTCGGCCAGCTTCTGCTCGGCCTGATCAACGGCTCGTTCTATGCGATCCTGAGCCTCGGCCTGGCGGTGATCTTCGGCCTGCTCAACATCATCAACTTCACCCATGGCGCCCAGTACATGATGGGCGCCTTCGTCGCCTGGATGTGCCTGAACTATCTCGGTATCAACTATTGGGCGGCGCTGCTGCTGGCACCGATCGCGGTCGGTATCACCGGCGTGGTGATCGAGCGCTTCCTGCTGAAACGCATCGCCCATGTCGATCATCTCTACGGGCTCCTGCTGACCTTCGGCCTGGCGCTGATCATCCAGGGCTTGTTCCGCAACAATTATGGCTCCTCCGGCCTGCCTTACTCGATCCCGGCCGAGCTGCGCGGCGGTTATAATCTCGGCTTCATGTTCCTGCCGACCTATCGCGGCTGGGTCGTGATCGCCTCGCTCGTCGTCTGCCTCGCCACCTGGTTCATCATCGAGAAGACCAAGCTTGGCTCCTATTTGCGCGCGGCGACCGAGAACCCGACCCTGACCCAGGCCTTCGGCATCAACGTGCCGCTGCTGGTGACGCTGACCTATGGCTTCGGCGTCGCGCTCGCCGCCTTCGCCGGCGTGCTGGCGGCGCCGATCTACTCGGTCAACCCGAACATGGGCGCCGACCTGATCATCGTCGTCTTCGCCGTGGTGGTGATCGGAGGCATGGGCTCGATCATGGGCGCGATCGTCACAGGCTTCTCGCTTGGCCTGGTCGAGGGATTGACCAAGGTCTTCTATCCGGAAGCCTCGGCGACCGTGATCTTCATCATCATGGCGATCGTGCTTCTGGTGAAGCCGGCCGGCCTGTTCGGCCGCGCCGCGTGA
- a CDS encoding ABC transporter substrate-binding protein, which yields MQLKTLLAATALGALMASPALAQQISVKAGVLNDRSGLYADLSGEGSVIAARLAVEDFKAAEKGIKVEIVSADHQNKPDVGSTIARQWYDQDGVDLILDVPTSSVALAVNQITREKNKVHINSGAASSDLTGKACSPNTVHWTYDTYALAQGTGGAMTKAGGDSWFFLTADYAFGHALERDTAAVVTKAGGKVLGAVRTPFPGTDFSSFLLQAQASKAKVIGLANAGGDTINSIKQAGEFGIVAGGQKLAGLLVFATDVHALGLQTAQGLVLTESFYWDMNDQTRAWSERFAKLNGGKKPSMVQAGVYSGMLHYLKAVEAAKSKDSAAVMAKMKELPTDDPLFGKGSVRVDGRKMHDMYLFEVKKPSESKAPWDYYKQIAVLKADEAFKPLAESECPLVKK from the coding sequence ATGCAGCTCAAGACATTGCTCGCGGCCACGGCGCTCGGCGCACTGATGGCTTCGCCGGCGCTGGCGCAGCAGATTTCGGTCAAGGCCGGCGTACTCAACGACCGCTCCGGTCTCTATGCCGACCTTTCGGGCGAGGGCTCGGTGATCGCCGCGCGCCTCGCGGTCGAGGACTTCAAGGCGGCCGAGAAGGGCATCAAGGTCGAGATCGTCTCGGCCGACCACCAGAACAAGCCGGACGTCGGTTCGACCATCGCCCGGCAATGGTACGACCAGGACGGTGTCGACCTGATCCTCGACGTGCCGACCTCCTCGGTCGCGCTCGCGGTCAACCAGATCACTCGCGAGAAGAACAAGGTCCACATCAACTCCGGCGCGGCCTCCTCGGACCTGACCGGCAAGGCCTGCTCGCCGAACACGGTCCACTGGACCTACGACACCTACGCGCTGGCCCAGGGCACCGGCGGCGCCATGACCAAGGCCGGCGGCGACAGCTGGTTCTTCCTTACCGCCGACTACGCCTTCGGCCATGCGCTTGAGCGCGACACCGCGGCGGTGGTGACCAAGGCCGGCGGCAAGGTGCTCGGCGCCGTGCGCACGCCGTTCCCCGGCACGGACTTCTCGTCCTTCCTGCTGCAGGCGCAGGCATCCAAGGCCAAGGTCATCGGCCTCGCCAATGCCGGCGGCGACACCATCAACTCGATCAAGCAGGCGGGTGAATTCGGCATCGTCGCCGGCGGCCAGAAGCTGGCCGGTCTGCTCGTCTTCGCCACGGACGTGCATGCGCTCGGCCTGCAGACGGCTCAGGGCCTCGTCCTGACCGAGTCCTTCTACTGGGACATGAATGACCAGACCCGCGCCTGGTCCGAGCGTTTCGCCAAGCTCAACGGCGGCAAGAAGCCCTCCATGGTCCAGGCCGGCGTCTATTCCGGCATGCTGCACTATCTCAAGGCGGTCGAGGCGGCCAAGAGCAAGGATTCGGCTGCCGTCATGGCCAAGATGAAGGAATTGCCGACCGACGACCCGCTGTTCGGCAAGGGCTCGGTCCGCGTCGACGGCCGCAAGATGCACGACATGTACCTGTTCGAGGTCAAGAAGCCGTCGGAATCGAAGGCGCCGTGGGATTACTACAAGCAGATCGCGGTGCTGAAGGCGGACGAGGCCTTCAAGCCGCTCGCCGAGAGCGAGTGCCCGCTCGTCAAGAAGTGA
- a CDS encoding ABC transporter ATP-binding protein, whose translation MATDAVLERPAAAAGTKPLLAVRGLEAWYGESHVLHGIELDVGEGEVVTLLGRNGAGKTTTLKSIMGVIGKRKGSVTFAGQETIGLPSRAIARLGIGYVPEERGIYSTLSVEENLLLPPQVKPGGLPVEQIFTLFPNLKERLRSQGTKLSGGEQQMLAIGRILRTGANLLLLDEPTEGLAPVIIDQIGATIRMLKQKGFTIVLVEQNFRFAQTVADRHYVVEQGRVIDMIPNPELDANIDKLHSYLGV comes from the coding sequence ATGGCCACTGACGCTGTGCTGGAGCGTCCGGCTGCGGCTGCGGGCACCAAGCCATTGCTCGCGGTGCGTGGGCTCGAGGCCTGGTATGGCGAGAGCCATGTCCTTCATGGCATCGAGCTCGACGTCGGCGAGGGCGAGGTGGTGACGCTGCTCGGCCGCAACGGCGCCGGCAAGACCACGACGCTGAAGTCGATCATGGGCGTGATCGGCAAGCGCAAGGGCTCGGTGACTTTCGCCGGGCAGGAGACGATCGGGCTGCCGTCGCGCGCCATCGCACGTCTCGGCATCGGCTATGTGCCGGAGGAGCGCGGCATCTACTCGACGCTGTCGGTCGAGGAGAACCTGCTGCTGCCGCCGCAGGTGAAGCCGGGCGGGCTCCCGGTCGAGCAGATCTTCACGCTCTTCCCCAATCTCAAGGAGCGCTTGCGCAGCCAGGGCACCAAGCTTTCGGGCGGCGAGCAGCAGATGCTGGCGATCGGGCGAATCCTGCGCACCGGCGCCAATCTGCTGCTGCTTGACGAGCCGACCGAGGGTCTCGCGCCCGTCATCATCGACCAGATCGGCGCCACCATCCGGATGCTGAAGCAAAAGGGCTTCACCATCGTCCTGGTCGAGCAGAACTTCCGCTTCGCCCAGACAGTGGCGGATCGGCACTATGTCGTCGAGCAGGGCAGGGTCATCGACATGATCCCCAATCCGGAACTCGACGCCAATATCGACAAGCTCCACAGCTATCTCGGCGTCTGA
- a CDS encoding ABC transporter ATP-binding protein, producing MSEDIILSTSGLTKEFAGFTAVNGVDLKVRRGSIHALIGPNGAGKTTCFNLLTKFLPLTRGQIVYNGRDISREKPAEIARLGLVRSFQISAVFPQLSVKTNVRVALQRKRGDSFDFWRSEKVLSPLDAEALRLVDAVGLSAFADLPAGELSYGRKRALEIATTLALEPEMLLLDEPMAGMGREDIERIEALIRKVSKDRTILMVEHNLSVVASLCDRITVLARGQVLAEGDYATVSKDPRVVEAYIGSGVGHGH from the coding sequence ATGTCTGAGGATATTATTCTATCGACCTCAGGCCTCACGAAAGAATTCGCCGGCTTCACAGCCGTCAATGGCGTTGATCTGAAGGTCAGACGCGGGTCGATCCACGCGCTGATCGGACCGAACGGCGCGGGCAAGACGACCTGCTTCAACCTGCTGACCAAGTTCCTGCCGCTGACGCGGGGCCAGATCGTCTATAATGGCCGCGATATCTCCCGCGAGAAGCCGGCCGAGATCGCCAGGCTCGGGCTGGTGCGCTCTTTCCAGATCTCGGCGGTCTTCCCGCAGCTCTCGGTCAAGACCAATGTCCGCGTCGCGCTTCAGAGAAAACGCGGCGATAGCTTCGATTTCTGGCGCTCGGAGAAGGTGCTCTCTCCGCTCGATGCCGAGGCGCTGCGCCTGGTCGACGCCGTCGGCTTGTCGGCCTTCGCCGATCTGCCGGCCGGCGAGCTCTCTTATGGCCGCAAGCGCGCGCTTGAGATCGCGACGACGCTCGCGCTTGAGCCCGAGATGCTGCTGCTCGACGAGCCCATGGCCGGAATGGGCCGCGAGGACATCGAGCGCATCGAGGCGTTGATCCGCAAGGTCTCGAAGGATCGCACTATCCTGATGGTCGAGCACAATCTCTCGGTCGTCGCCTCGCTCTGCGACCGCATCACCGTGCTCGCCCGCGGCCAGGTCCTGGCTGAGGGCGACTATGCCACCGTCTCGAAGGATCCGCGCGTGGTCGAAGCCTATATCGGATCGGGGGTCGGCCATGGCCACTGA
- a CDS encoding TetR/AcrR family transcriptional regulator — MSDRSESSTTSGEDGKGRIEQIAEAALRLFARYGYKRTSMDDIAREAGVARATLYLHFKGKDDVFRAMLAGLGSQVETRCREALATPGPFAQRLAALMAAHHGTAFSAFSAGEHLGELKAVMVSIAGAELAAFEAIFVSFARQLFEDAVAKGQIAIERSGLPLDTLIATMMRAAAGAKYGEQPSCEDYLVRLREIAAVFAAAVAKDA; from the coding sequence ATGAGCGACCGCAGCGAAAGTTCCACAACGTCCGGCGAGGACGGCAAGGGCCGGATCGAGCAGATCGCGGAGGCGGCGCTGCGCCTCTTCGCCCGCTACGGCTACAAACGCACCTCGATGGACGACATCGCGCGCGAGGCCGGGGTCGCCCGCGCCACGCTCTACCTCCATTTCAAAGGCAAGGACGACGTCTTTCGGGCCATGCTCGCCGGCCTCGGCAGCCAAGTCGAGACACGTTGCCGCGAGGCTCTCGCAACGCCCGGCCCGTTCGCGCAGCGGCTGGCTGCGCTGATGGCAGCCCATCACGGCACTGCCTTCAGCGCCTTCAGCGCTGGCGAGCATCTCGGCGAGCTCAAGGCGGTGATGGTGAGCATCGCCGGAGCCGAGCTTGCCGCCTTCGAGGCGATCTTCGTCAGCTTCGCCCGCCAGCTGTTCGAGGATGCCGTGGCAAAAGGCCAGATCGCTATCGAGCGCAGCGGCCTGCCGCTGGATACGCTGATCGCGACGATGATGCGCGCCGCAGCAGGCGCCAAATATGGCGAGCAGCCCTCCTGCGAGGACTATCTGGTCCGACTGCGCGAGATCGCTGCGGTCTTTGCGGCTGCGGTCGCGAAGGATGCATAG
- a CDS encoding (2Fe-2S)-binding protein, with protein MVHSININGTTHRVDVDDDTPLLWVLRDNLGLTGTKFGCGVAQCGACTVYMDGQPLRSCSMPVSAIGEAKITTIEALAGKEAQAVQAAWVKHDVPQCGYCQSGQVMSAIALLREIRKPTDRDIDLAMNGNLCRCATYVRIRAAIHDAARTLEG; from the coding sequence ATGGTCCACTCGATCAACATCAATGGAACGACGCACCGCGTCGACGTCGACGACGACACCCCCTTGCTCTGGGTGCTGCGCGACAATCTCGGACTAACCGGCACCAAGTTCGGCTGCGGCGTCGCACAATGCGGCGCCTGCACTGTCTATATGGACGGCCAGCCGCTGCGCTCCTGCTCCATGCCCGTCTCCGCCATCGGCGAAGCCAAGATCACCACGATCGAGGCGCTCGCCGGCAAGGAGGCGCAGGCCGTGCAGGCGGCTTGGGTCAAGCACGACGTGCCGCAATGCGGCTACTGCCAGTCCGGCCAGGTCATGAGCGCGATCGCCCTGCTCAGGGAGATCCGCAAGCCCACCGACCGCGACATCGACCTCGCCATGAACGGCAATCTCTGCCGTTGCGCCACTTATGTCCGCATTCGCGCCGCGATCCACGACGCCGCGCGCACGCTGGAGGGCTGA
- a CDS encoding xanthine dehydrogenase family protein molybdopterin-binding subunit, giving the protein MTAHDTNLSRRNLLKGAGALVIGLSLPQAGRAQSGAAQVFKPGGAAAFAPNAFVRIAADDTVTVLVKHIEFGQGPFTGLATLVAEELDADWGQMRAEHALADAKLYANLAFGIQGTGGSTAIANSWEQMRKAGATARAMLVQAAAEAWKVPAAEISIEKGVLKHASGKQGRFGEFAEAASKLQAPTEVKLKDPAQFRLIGKEGVAPRLDSLGKSTGKAQFTIDINTPNMLTVVVARPPRFGGKVASFDASAAKNVKGVVDVQQIPSGVAVYATGTWPALKGREALKVTWDESGAEKRGSRELIAEYRKLARTEGTVAGKHGDAEAVLAKADKVIESEYVFPYLAHAPMEPLDGYLEWNAQGALARLGSQLQTIDHQVIAKVLGLGPEKVTVETLLGGGSFGRRAQPSSELAVELAEVAKAIGPNRPVKLVRTREDDLSGGYYRPLFLHRMRGAVKDGKITAWSTAIVGQSFLKGSPFEAMIKDGIDPVMVEGANELPYEVTDFRCDLHTVDVGVPTLWWRSVGHTHTGYAVECFIDRLLQEAGQDPVAGRLALMGKHQRLANVLKAAADLAKWNGPGPVNGRARGVGVVESFGSYVVQIAEVSLGEGGEPKVHKVWCAIDCGVAVNPDIIRAQIEGGIGFGLGHVLYGELTLDQGKPVQTNFDSYRSLRIHEMPEVEVRIVPSTEKPTGVGEPGVPPIGPAVANALARLGRERPLSLPMVGGTV; this is encoded by the coding sequence ATGACCGCGCACGACACGAACCTCTCCCGCCGCAACCTGCTCAAGGGCGCCGGCGCGCTCGTCATCGGGCTTAGCCTGCCGCAGGCCGGCCGCGCGCAATCGGGCGCAGCGCAGGTGTTCAAGCCCGGCGGTGCTGCGGCCTTCGCCCCGAACGCATTCGTCCGCATCGCCGCCGACGACACGGTGACAGTGCTGGTCAAGCATATCGAGTTCGGGCAGGGCCCGTTTACCGGCCTCGCCACTCTCGTCGCCGAGGAGCTCGATGCCGACTGGGGCCAGATGCGGGCCGAGCATGCTCTGGCCGACGCCAAGCTCTACGCCAACCTCGCCTTCGGCATCCAGGGCACTGGCGGCTCGACCGCAATCGCCAACTCCTGGGAGCAGATGCGCAAGGCCGGCGCGACGGCGCGCGCCATGCTGGTGCAAGCGGCCGCCGAGGCCTGGAAGGTGCCGGCTGCCGAGATCAGCATCGAGAAGGGTGTGCTGAAGCATGCTTCCGGCAAGCAGGGCCGTTTCGGTGAATTCGCCGAAGCCGCCTCCAAGCTGCAGGCCCCGACCGAGGTCAAGCTCAAGGACCCCGCGCAGTTCAGGCTGATCGGCAAGGAGGGAGTGGCCCCCCGTCTCGACAGCCTGGGCAAGTCGACCGGCAAAGCGCAGTTCACCATCGATATCAATACGCCGAACATGCTGACGGTGGTGGTCGCCCGGCCGCCGCGCTTCGGCGGCAAGGTCGCCTCCTTCGACGCCAGCGCGGCAAAGAACGTGAAGGGCGTCGTCGATGTCCAGCAGATCCCGTCCGGCGTCGCCGTCTATGCAACCGGGACCTGGCCGGCGCTGAAAGGGCGCGAGGCCCTCAAGGTGACCTGGGACGAAAGCGGCGCGGAGAAGCGCGGCAGCCGCGAGCTGATCGCCGAATATCGCAAGCTCGCCCGGACGGAAGGCACTGTCGCGGGCAAGCATGGCGACGCCGAAGCCGTGCTCGCCAAGGCCGACAAGGTGATCGAGAGCGAATACGTCTTCCCCTATCTGGCGCATGCACCGATGGAGCCGCTCGACGGCTATCTCGAATGGAATGCGCAAGGCGCGCTCGCTCGCCTCGGCAGCCAACTCCAGACCATCGACCATCAGGTCATCGCCAAGGTACTCGGTCTCGGACCGGAGAAGGTCACGGTCGAGACCCTGCTCGGCGGCGGCAGCTTCGGCCGGCGGGCGCAGCCGAGTTCCGAACTCGCGGTCGAACTCGCCGAAGTGGCCAAGGCGATCGGCCCGAACCGGCCGGTCAAGCTGGTGCGCACCCGCGAGGATGATCTCTCCGGCGGCTATTACCGCCCGCTCTTCCTGCACCGCATGCGCGGCGCGGTGAAGGACGGCAAGATCACCGCCTGGAGCACCGCGATCGTCGGCCAGTCCTTCCTCAAGGGCTCGCCCTTCGAGGCGATGATCAAGGATGGGATCGACCCGGTGATGGTCGAGGGTGCCAACGAGCTGCCCTACGAGGTCACCGATTTCCGCTGCGACCTACACACCGTCGATGTCGGCGTGCCGACCTTGTGGTGGCGCTCGGTCGGCCACACCCATACCGGCTATGCGGTCGAATGCTTCATCGACCGGTTGCTGCAAGAGGCCGGGCAGGATCCGGTCGCCGGCCGGCTCGCCTTGATGGGCAAGCATCAGCGCCTCGCCAATGTCCTCAAGGCAGCGGCTGATCTCGCCAAGTGGAACGGCCCCGGCCCGGTCAACGGCCGCGCCCGCGGCGTCGGCGTGGTCGAGAGCTTCGGCTCCTATGTCGTGCAGATCGCCGAGGTCTCGCTCGGGGAAGGTGGCGAGCCCAAGGTGCACAAGGTCTGGTGCGCGATCGATTGCGGCGTTGCGGTTAATCCCGACATCATCCGGGCGCAGATCGAGGGCGGTATCGGTTTCGGCCTCGGCCATGTCCTCTATGGCGAGCTGACCCTCGACCAGGGCAAGCCGGTGCAGACCAATTTCGACAGCTATCGCTCGCTGCGCATCCACGAGATGCCGGAGGTCGAGGTCCGGATCGTGCCGTCGACCGAGAAGCCGACCGGCGTCGGCGAGCCGGGCGTGCCGCCGATCGGGCCGGCGGTCGCCAATGCGCTGGCGCGGCTCGGGCGCGAGAGGCCGCTGTCGCTGCCGATGGTCGGGGGGACCGTGTGA
- a CDS encoding Isoquinoline 1-oxidoreductase subunit: MRSIALATTAAAVTLLLGSALTLAQTAPAPQPGGATLRPAASFTNIANQRDRSVALFNEIGKVLQHPRCMNCHPATERPRQTDVRRLHEPMVVRGKDGHGAPGLACTTCHGKQNFDPAGVPGDGHWALAPASMAWEGKTLGQICEQLKDQNRNGSRDLAAIVKHVTTDTLVLWGWNPGKGRQPVPGTNAQFGELMQAWADSGAACPAA; this comes from the coding sequence ATGCGGTCGATCGCTCTCGCCACGACCGCGGCCGCCGTCACTCTGCTGCTCGGCAGCGCACTCACGCTGGCGCAAACCGCGCCGGCGCCGCAGCCCGGCGGGGCGACCCTGCGCCCGGCGGCAAGCTTCACCAACATCGCCAATCAGCGCGACCGCTCGGTCGCGCTGTTCAACGAGATCGGCAAGGTGCTGCAGCATCCGCGCTGCATGAACTGCCACCCGGCAACGGAACGGCCGCGCCAGACCGATGTCAGGCGGTTGCACGAGCCCATGGTGGTTCGCGGCAAGGACGGGCATGGCGCGCCCGGGCTCGCCTGCACCACCTGCCACGGCAAGCAGAACTTCGACCCGGCCGGCGTTCCCGGCGATGGTCACTGGGCGCTCGCCCCGGCCTCGATGGCCTGGGAGGGCAAGACGCTCGGCCAGATCTGCGAGCAGCTCAAGGACCAGAACCGCAACGGCAGCCGAGACCTCGCCGCGATCGTCAAGCATGTCACCACTGACACACTGGTGCTCTGGGGCTGGAACCCCGGCAAGGGTCGCCAGCCGGTGCCAGGCACGAACGCCCAGTTCGGCGAGCTGATGCAGGCCTGGGCCGATAGCGGCGCGGCCTGCCCGGCGGCGTAG
- a CDS encoding AMP nucleosidase, whose protein sequence is MTFEIAATPQEAVDRLELLYDQARTALRNDLQRFFETAQPPTLEERALYRYPMLRVSYEPSKLPAATRRGYAKFAMPGIYSTTVTQPAEFRAYLLDQLQPLVDEYGATIETGISSQEIPYPYALDGGDELGRGMVTAAELARHFPTPLLALVGDEIADGTFEIVEGEPRPLSLFDAVRVDYSLRRLVHYTGTDWRAVQPWVLLTNYHRYVDQFVRLALAEIEAGTAQALIAPGGIRIDRDGIDVSAAERVMSAPWHRFQMPAYHLIRESGEGVTLVNIGVGPSNAKNITDHLAVLRPNCWLMVGHCGGLRQTQIIGDYVLAHAYLRQDGILDELVPPDVPVPALAEVQVALQEAAAEVTGEKGDRLKQRLRTGTVVTQDDRNWELRWTKERKRINLSRAIAVDMESGTIAAQGYRLRVPYGTLLCVSDKPLHGEIKLPGAANAFYERAVSEHLKIGLAALEKLKEAGSSIHSRKLRSFDEPPFR, encoded by the coding sequence ATGACATTCGAGATCGCCGCCACGCCGCAGGAGGCCGTCGACCGGCTGGAGCTGCTCTACGACCAGGCGCGGACGGCGCTGCGAAACGATCTGCAGCGCTTCTTCGAGACGGCGCAGCCGCCGACGCTGGAGGAGCGGGCGCTCTACCGTTACCCGATGCTGCGCGTCAGCTACGAGCCGTCGAAGCTGCCGGCGGCGACGCGGCGCGGCTACGCCAAGTTCGCCATGCCCGGCATCTACTCGACCACTGTGACGCAGCCCGCCGAGTTCCGCGCCTATCTGCTCGACCAGCTCCAGCCTCTAGTCGATGAATACGGCGCCACGATCGAGACCGGCATCAGCAGCCAGGAAATCCCCTACCCCTACGCGCTCGACGGCGGCGACGAGCTCGGCCGCGGCATGGTCACGGCCGCCGAGCTTGCCCGGCATTTCCCGACGCCGCTGCTCGCTCTGGTCGGCGACGAGATCGCCGACGGTACCTTCGAGATCGTTGAGGGCGAGCCGCGTCCGCTCTCGCTCTTCGACGCGGTCCGGGTCGACTATTCGCTGCGGCGGCTCGTGCATTACACCGGCACCGACTGGCGCGCCGTGCAGCCCTGGGTGCTGCTGACCAACTACCATCGCTATGTCGACCAGTTCGTTCGGCTCGCTTTGGCCGAGATCGAGGCCGGCACGGCGCAGGCGCTGATCGCCCCGGGCGGTATTCGCATCGATCGCGACGGCATCGACGTCAGCGCCGCCGAGCGGGTGATGTCGGCGCCCTGGCACCGCTTCCAGATGCCGGCCTACCACCTGATCCGCGAGAGCGGCGAGGGCGTGACTCTCGTCAATATCGGCGTCGGCCCCTCCAACGCCAAGAACATCACCGACCATCTTGCGGTGCTGCGACCCAATTGCTGGCTGATGGTCGGCCATTGCGGCGGCCTGCGCCAGACCCAGATCATCGGCGATTATGTCCTCGCCCACGCCTATCTCCGCCAGGACGGCATTCTGGACGAGCTGGTGCCGCCCGATGTGCCCGTCCCGGCGCTGGCGGAGGTCCAGGTCGCCTTGCAAGAGGCGGCAGCCGAGGTCACCGGCGAGAAGGGCGACCGGCTGAAGCAGCGCCTGCGCACTGGCACCGTCGTGACGCAGGACGATCGCAATTGGGAGCTGCGCTGGACCAAGGAGCGCAAGCGCATCAACCTGTCGCGGGCCATCGCGGTCGACATGGAATCGGGCACCATCGCCGCGCAGGGCTATCGCCTGCGCGTGCCCTACGGCACCTTGCTCTGCGTCTCCGACAAGCCGCTGCACGGCGAGATCAAGCTGCCGGGTGCCGCCAACGCCTTCTATGAGCGCGCCGTAAGCGAGCATCTCAAGATCGGCCTCGCCGCGCTGGAAAAGCTCAAGGAAGCCGGCTCGTCGATCCATTCGCGCAAGCTGCGCAGCTTCGACGAGCCGCCGTTCCGCTAG